A stretch of the Solanum dulcamara chromosome 6, daSolDulc1.2, whole genome shotgun sequence genome encodes the following:
- the LOC129892784 gene encoding uncharacterized protein LOC129892784: protein MVMDCLDHVKRCQACQFHANYIHQYLETLYPTIASWPFDVWGLDVVRPLLKSSKGQMYILAAIDNFSRWAEVIPLKEVKKENVVNFIKSSIIFRYGIPRCIVTNNGTPFNNKLMRSLRDKFRFKQHKSSMCNAPTNGLTKAFNKTLGNLLKKVVAKNKRDWHERTGEAL, encoded by the coding sequence ATGGTGATGGACTGTCTAGACCATGTCAAAAGGTGTCAAGCATGTCAATTCCATGCTAATTACATCCATCAATATCTAGAGACCCTCTATCCAACTATAGCCTCATGGCCTTTCGACGTGTGGGGACTTGATGTTGTTAGACCTCTTCTAAAGTCGTCAAAAGGGCAAATGTATATCTTGGCTGCTATTGATAATTTCTCACGATGGGCTGAAGtcattccattaaaagaagtgAAGAAGGAAAATGTTGTTAATTTTATCAAGTCAAGCATAATTTTTAGATATGGCATACCAAGATGCATAGTTACTAATAATGGAACACCTTTCAATAATAAGCTCATGAGGAGTTTGCGCGATAAGTTCCGTTTTAAGCAACATAAATCTTCAATGTGTAATGCACCTACCAATGGTCTTACTAAAGCTTTTAACAAGACACTTGGTAACCTGTTGAAGAAAGTAGTTGCGAAGAATAAAAGGGACTGGCACGAGAGGACTGGTGAAGCTTTGTGA